From Cryptosporangium phraense, the proteins below share one genomic window:
- a CDS encoding DUF3291 domain-containing protein yields the protein MPAAPESGSGAPSTPVTVTVHVWRVSGRRIPAALTRMATDRARLSKVRGLRFARLLGTGHGTTFAIRDADLHRWALLASWADVEAAETFENAPTVRGWDRLAEERFRLELTPLASHGRWARRQPFGNPTPQRWDGPVASLTRARISARKAATFWRAVPPVASALQEYRNDGGLLAAFGVGEAPAGWQGTLSVWRTAEELRAFAYQGAAHSAAIRRTKETGWYAEELFARFGVVRADGSLDGRDPLR from the coding sequence ATGCCAGCTGCACCGGAGTCCGGGTCGGGAGCCCCGAGCACTCCGGTGACCGTGACCGTTCATGTCTGGCGGGTTTCCGGCCGCCGCATTCCGGCCGCGCTCACCCGGATGGCCACCGACCGCGCCCGCCTGTCGAAGGTGCGCGGGCTGCGGTTCGCCCGGCTGCTCGGCACCGGCCACGGCACCACGTTCGCGATCCGCGACGCCGACCTGCACCGCTGGGCGCTGCTCGCGTCCTGGGCCGACGTCGAGGCCGCAGAAACGTTCGAGAACGCTCCCACCGTCCGCGGCTGGGACCGCCTGGCCGAGGAGCGGTTCCGGCTGGAGCTGACCCCGCTGGCCTCCCACGGCCGCTGGGCCCGCCGACAGCCGTTCGGCAACCCGACCCCCCAACGGTGGGACGGTCCGGTCGCGTCGCTCACCCGGGCCCGCATTTCGGCCCGGAAGGCGGCCACGTTCTGGCGCGCGGTGCCGCCGGTGGCGTCCGCATTGCAGGAGTACCGGAACGACGGCGGCCTGCTGGCCGCCTTCGGCGTCGGCGAGGCCCCGGCCGGGTGGCAGGGGACGCTGAGCGTCTGGCGAACGGCGGAGGAGCTTCGTGCGTTCGCCTACCAGGGAGCCGCGCACAGCGCGGCGATCCGCAGAACGAAGGAGACCGGGTGGTACGCCGAGGAACTCTTCGCCCGTTTCGGCGTGGTGCGGGCGGACGG
- a CDS encoding YbaK/EbsC family protein has product MTSTEHPNVAAVNDVLAAFGSQNRVQILPAEARTAAAAAEALGVTVGQIANSLVFDADGVPLLVLASGAHRVDTAMVASLCEVASVRRATPDFVRDATGQAIGGVAPVGHPVRLRTLVDVALARYETVWAAGGIPHAVFPTTYDELLRITGGVAAEVA; this is encoded by the coding sequence ATGACCTCGACCGAGCACCCCAATGTCGCCGCCGTGAACGACGTCCTGGCCGCCTTCGGCTCGCAGAACCGGGTCCAGATCCTCCCGGCCGAGGCGCGGACCGCGGCGGCGGCCGCCGAGGCGCTCGGTGTCACCGTCGGGCAGATCGCGAACTCGCTGGTCTTCGACGCCGACGGCGTCCCGCTGCTGGTCCTCGCGTCAGGCGCGCACCGCGTCGACACGGCGATGGTCGCGTCGCTGTGCGAGGTCGCCAGCGTCCGCCGGGCCACGCCCGACTTCGTCCGGGACGCAACCGGCCAGGCGATCGGCGGGGTCGCCCCGGTCGGTCACCCGGTCCGGCTCCGGACGCTGGTCGACGTCGCCCTGGCCCGGTACGAGACGGTCTGGGCGGCCGGCGGCATCCCGCACGCGGTGTTCCCGACCACCTACGACGAGCTCCTCCGCATCACCGGCGGCGTCGCGGCCGAGGTGGCCTGA
- a CDS encoding acyltransferase family protein, translated as MTATLSASRLAAATPATRDRYIDLLRVFSIGVVVLGHWLMLTLSVSSGRLQVGNVLADLPAAQLLTWVFQVMPLFFLVGGAAHAAALRSGRRTYAEFVAGRLRRLLAPTAVFLGVWVAIAAVTEVAGWQSGSELLQIATRTIVQPLWFLGVYLGVVGLAPLMYAAHRRWGVWVPVGLVAAAGVVDAVRLLGDVPAVGAVNVALVWLAAHQMGFVYSDGRLTRRVGCWLAGGGLAAVVLLTVVSGWYPLSMVGLPGAPVSNMNPPTLALVAHGAWLFGVVALVRGPVSRWLERPRVWTAVVGANGVVMTVFLWHLTALFVVAGVAVAGLPLPAPGGAGWWASRPLWVGALVVVLVPLVLAARRFERPSPRPAAAAAAAPTGVGAAGASGRHRRGGALDGVGAGVGVALATFGMLVVAVTGLNGLLAERVAHLVVVPVTAWVGLVALGAGWALVRAAGRGPVRAATNRAYPEPS; from the coding sequence ATGACCGCTACCCTCTCCGCTTCGCGGCTCGCCGCCGCGACCCCGGCCACCCGTGACCGGTACATCGACCTGCTGCGGGTGTTCTCGATCGGCGTCGTCGTGCTCGGGCACTGGCTGATGCTGACGCTGTCGGTCTCGTCCGGCCGGTTGCAGGTCGGGAACGTGCTCGCGGACCTGCCCGCGGCCCAGCTCCTGACCTGGGTGTTCCAGGTCATGCCGCTGTTCTTCCTGGTCGGCGGGGCGGCGCACGCGGCCGCCCTGCGCTCGGGGCGGCGGACGTACGCCGAGTTCGTCGCCGGGCGCCTGCGGCGGCTGCTGGCGCCGACCGCGGTGTTCCTCGGGGTCTGGGTCGCGATCGCCGCGGTGACCGAGGTGGCCGGGTGGCAGTCCGGCTCGGAGCTGCTGCAGATCGCGACCCGGACGATCGTGCAGCCGCTGTGGTTCCTCGGCGTGTACCTGGGGGTGGTCGGGCTGGCGCCGCTGATGTACGCGGCGCACCGGCGGTGGGGGGTGTGGGTGCCGGTGGGGCTGGTGGCCGCGGCGGGGGTCGTCGACGCGGTGCGGCTGCTGGGTGACGTGCCCGCGGTCGGGGCGGTGAACGTCGCGCTGGTGTGGCTGGCCGCGCATCAGATGGGGTTCGTGTACTCGGACGGGCGCCTCACCCGGCGGGTGGGGTGCTGGCTCGCGGGCGGCGGGCTGGCTGCGGTCGTGCTGCTGACCGTCGTCTCGGGGTGGTACCCGCTGTCGATGGTGGGGCTGCCCGGGGCGCCGGTGTCGAACATGAACCCGCCGACGTTGGCTCTGGTCGCGCACGGGGCGTGGCTGTTCGGGGTGGTGGCGCTGGTGCGTGGGCCGGTGTCGCGGTGGCTCGAGCGGCCCCGGGTGTGGACCGCGGTGGTGGGGGCGAACGGGGTCGTGATGACCGTGTTCCTGTGGCACCTGACCGCGTTGTTCGTGGTGGCCGGGGTGGCGGTGGCCGGGTTGCCGCTGCCGGCGCCGGGTGGGGCGGGGTGGTGGGCTTCCCGTCCGCTGTGGGTGGGGGCGCTGGTTGTGGTGCTGGTTCCACTGGTGCTGGCGGCTCGTCGCTTCGAGCGCCCGTCCCCGCGCCCGGCCGCGGCGGCGGCCGCGGCCCCGACCGGGGTCGGGGCGGCCGGGGCCTCGGGCCGGCATCGTCGGGGCGGGGCGCTCGACGGGGTGGGGGCTGGGGTCGGGGTGGCGCTGGCTACGTTCGGGATGCTCGTCGTGGCGGTGACCGGGCTGAACGGGTTGCTGGCCGAGCGGGTGGCGCACCTCGTGGTGGTGCCGGTGACCGCGTGGGTCGGGCTGGTGGCGCTCGGGGCGGGCTGGGCGCTGGTGCGGGCCGCGGGCCGCGGGCCGGTAAGGGCCGCGACGAATCGGGCCTACCCTGAGCCGTCGTAG
- a CDS encoding S1C family serine protease — protein sequence MDESHRSSAPSTGGDQAGAPLTPPSDTQHTPGSPRPSDASSPWAAPAASTPSTPAPQAPSGVGHFTPSTAPRDTASFPAAPQPAAAQPGAAQPGAPQPGVPQQAAPQSAPPYPAGAHQTGAHQPGGHAPQQTGPFPAWTHGGAAHASEGAYATSPLGTLAPPRERRRGPVALAIAGGAVVLALLAGGTGAAVGVAVSDHGGGTGVTINQQSGTAATNTSQAGTVEAAATTALKSVVTIQVAASSGSGTGSGVVLDSSGHIVTNNHVVEDAANGGTITVVLSNGQTRSATIVGRDPSSDIAVIKVSNTSGLTPATFAKSSTVKTGQTVIAIGAPLGLSNTVTEGIVSALNRPVRTGSSSDQNTVIDAVQTDAAINPGNSGGALVDLSGRVIGINSAIATVSSSSGFGGQQESQSGNIGVGFAIPADTALNVAKQLIQDGTAEHATLGVSAQDTQAGTGAQIAQVTSGSAADKAGLKAGDVVTAIGDRRVTDTDGLVAAVRSHSPGESVKVTYTRGGQSATATATLNSSST from the coding sequence ATGGACGAATCGCACCGCTCTTCCGCACCCAGCACCGGCGGTGACCAGGCCGGCGCCCCGCTGACGCCTCCCTCGGACACGCAGCACACCCCCGGGAGCCCGCGCCCCTCAGACGCGTCCTCTCCCTGGGCGGCCCCCGCCGCCTCCACCCCCTCGACCCCGGCCCCGCAGGCGCCCTCCGGCGTGGGCCACTTCACCCCCTCGACCGCGCCGCGCGACACGGCGTCGTTCCCGGCCGCCCCCCAGCCGGCCGCCGCGCAGCCGGGCGCCGCGCAGCCGGGCGCGCCCCAGCCGGGCGTCCCGCAGCAGGCCGCGCCGCAGTCGGCGCCGCCGTACCCGGCGGGCGCACACCAGACCGGCGCGCATCAGCCGGGCGGGCACGCGCCGCAGCAGACCGGGCCGTTCCCGGCCTGGACCCACGGCGGGGCCGCCCACGCGAGCGAGGGTGCATACGCGACCTCTCCGCTCGGCACGCTCGCGCCGCCGCGGGAGCGCCGGCGCGGCCCGGTCGCGCTGGCGATCGCCGGGGGCGCGGTCGTTCTCGCCCTGCTCGCCGGAGGCACCGGCGCGGCCGTCGGCGTCGCGGTCAGTGACCACGGCGGCGGCACCGGCGTGACGATCAACCAGCAGTCGGGCACCGCCGCGACGAACACGAGCCAGGCCGGCACGGTCGAGGCCGCCGCCACGACCGCGCTCAAGAGCGTCGTCACGATCCAGGTCGCGGCGAGCTCCGGGTCCGGCACCGGCTCCGGCGTCGTGCTCGACAGCAGCGGGCACATCGTCACGAACAACCACGTCGTCGAGGACGCCGCCAACGGCGGGACGATCACGGTCGTCCTCTCGAACGGCCAGACCCGCTCCGCGACGATCGTCGGCCGCGACCCGTCCTCGGACATCGCGGTGATCAAGGTCAGCAACACCAGCGGCCTCACGCCGGCGACGTTCGCGAAGTCCTCCACGGTGAAGACCGGCCAGACCGTCATCGCGATCGGCGCGCCGCTCGGCCTGTCGAACACGGTCACCGAGGGCATCGTCAGCGCGCTCAACCGCCCGGTCCGCACCGGCTCCTCCTCCGACCAGAACACGGTCATCGACGCGGTCCAGACCGACGCGGCGATCAACCCGGGCAACTCCGGCGGCGCGCTCGTCGACCTGTCCGGCCGGGTGATCGGCATCAACTCGGCGATCGCGACGGTCTCCAGCTCGTCGGGCTTCGGCGGCCAGCAGGAGTCGCAGTCCGGCAACATCGGCGTCGGCTTCGCGATCCCGGCCGACACCGCGCTCAACGTCGCCAAGCAGCTGATCCAGGACGGGACGGCCGAGCACGCCACGCTCGGCGTCAGCGCGCAGGACACCCAGGCCGGCACCGGTGCCCAGATCGCCCAGGTGACGAGCGGCTCGGCGGCCGACAAGGCGGGCCTCAAGGCCGGCGACGTCGTCACCGCGATCGGCGACCGCCGGGTCACCGACACCGACGGCCTGGTCGCCGCGGTCCGGTCGCACAGCCCGGGTGAGTCGGTGAAGGTCACGTACACCCGCGGCGGCCAGAGCGCCACCGCCACCGCCACCCTGAACAGCAGCTCCACCTGA
- a CDS encoding phosphoadenylyl-sulfate reductase, whose protein sequence is MTLEATDVRSLQAFADAAAASLEGAHPIEVLRWAGDTFGDRLCLTSSMGDAVLATLAAEAVPGIDVVFLDTGYHFGETLQTRDRVAAELDVTVVTVKPELTVAQQNIQYGQSLYSRDSDLCCAMRKVEPLDRGLAPYDAWASGLRRDESYARRHTPVVGVDKRRNKIKVNPLACWTQADVDRFVAERDVIVNPLVDRGFASIGCAPCTRPVAAGEDQRAGRWSGTEKTECGIHL, encoded by the coding sequence GTGACTCTCGAGGCGACTGATGTCAGGTCGTTGCAGGCGTTCGCGGACGCCGCTGCGGCTTCGTTGGAAGGTGCCCATCCGATCGAGGTTCTCCGCTGGGCCGGGGACACGTTCGGCGATCGGCTCTGCCTCACGTCGTCCATGGGCGACGCCGTCCTCGCGACGCTCGCGGCCGAGGCCGTGCCCGGTATCGACGTCGTGTTCCTCGACACGGGTTACCACTTCGGCGAGACGCTCCAGACGCGCGACCGGGTCGCCGCCGAGCTCGACGTCACGGTCGTGACCGTGAAGCCGGAGCTGACCGTCGCCCAGCAGAACATCCAGTACGGGCAGAGCCTGTACTCGCGGGATTCCGACCTGTGCTGCGCGATGCGCAAGGTCGAGCCGCTCGACCGGGGCCTGGCGCCGTACGACGCCTGGGCGTCCGGGCTGCGCCGGGACGAGTCGTACGCCCGCAGGCACACGCCGGTCGTGGGCGTCGACAAGCGCCGGAACAAGATCAAGGTGAACCCGCTGGCCTGCTGGACCCAGGCCGACGTCGACCGGTTCGTCGCGGAGCGCGACGTCATCGTGAACCCGTTGGTCGACCGCGGGTTCGCGTCGATCGGGTGCGCGCCGTGCACGCGGCCGGTCGCGGCCGGGGAAGACCAACGGGCCGGACGCTGGTCGGGCACCGAGAAGACGGAGTGTGGCATTCACCTGTGA
- a CDS encoding nitrite/sulfite reductase, which translates to MPGRPRGQGQWALGYREPLNKNEQFKKDADGLTVRERIETIYAHRGFDSIDPQDLRGRMRWYGLYTQRAPGIPGGKTAVLEPEELDDRYFMLRVRIDGGRLTSEQLRVIAGIATEFGRDVADVTDRQNIQLHWIAIEDVPEIWRRLEGVGLSTTEACGDTPRVILGCPLAGELETEVLDATEALHDVVDRYIGDTAFSNLPRKFKSSISGCAEHCTNHEINDVAFVGVVGPDGEPGFDLWVGGGLSTNPRFAERLGVFIRPDQVDAAWVGVVSIFRDYGYRRSRNHARLKFLLADWGPEKFREVLETEYLHEKLPDGPAPAKPIQDQRDHIGLTPMRNGKLAVGFAPRAGRLSGTILTAVADLSDRLGDGRIATTAQQKLVLLGVDRADVGELTDELAAHDLQVNPSAFRRGTMACTGLEFCKLAIVETKARADVLYRELEKRLPDFDEPITINVNGCPNSCARFQTADIGFKGSMVRDDDGNTVEGFQVHLGGHFGAEPAFGRKFRGLKVTADGMPDYIERILRGYLERREPEERFAGYVARAEEAWLQ; encoded by the coding sequence ATGCCTGGTCGTCCGCGTGGGCAGGGCCAGTGGGCTCTCGGTTACCGCGAGCCGCTGAACAAGAACGAGCAGTTCAAGAAGGACGCCGACGGCCTCACGGTCCGGGAGCGCATCGAGACGATCTACGCCCACCGGGGCTTCGACTCGATCGACCCGCAGGATCTGCGCGGCCGTATGCGCTGGTACGGCCTCTACACCCAGCGCGCGCCCGGCATCCCCGGCGGCAAGACCGCCGTGCTGGAGCCGGAGGAGCTCGACGACCGCTACTTCATGCTGCGCGTCCGCATCGACGGCGGCCGGCTCACGTCGGAGCAGCTCCGGGTCATCGCCGGCATCGCGACCGAGTTCGGCCGCGACGTCGCCGACGTCACCGACCGGCAGAACATCCAGCTGCACTGGATCGCGATCGAAGACGTGCCGGAGATCTGGCGCCGCCTCGAGGGCGTCGGGCTCTCCACCACCGAGGCCTGCGGTGACACGCCCCGCGTCATCCTCGGCTGCCCGCTGGCCGGCGAGCTCGAGACCGAGGTCCTCGACGCGACCGAGGCGCTGCACGACGTGGTCGACCGGTACATCGGCGACACCGCGTTCTCGAACCTCCCGCGCAAGTTCAAGAGCTCGATCTCCGGCTGCGCCGAGCATTGCACCAACCACGAGATCAACGACGTCGCCTTCGTCGGCGTCGTCGGTCCCGACGGCGAGCCCGGCTTCGACCTCTGGGTCGGCGGTGGCTTGTCCACCAACCCCCGGTTCGCCGAGCGCCTCGGCGTCTTCATCCGTCCCGACCAGGTGGACGCCGCCTGGGTCGGCGTCGTGAGCATCTTCCGGGACTACGGGTACCGGCGGTCGCGCAACCACGCGCGGCTCAAGTTCCTGCTGGCCGATTGGGGTCCGGAGAAGTTCCGCGAGGTGCTCGAGACCGAGTACCTGCACGAGAAGCTGCCCGACGGCCCCGCCCCGGCCAAGCCGATCCAGGACCAGCGCGATCACATCGGCCTCACGCCGATGCGCAACGGCAAGCTCGCGGTCGGTTTCGCGCCGCGGGCCGGGCGGCTCTCCGGCACGATTCTCACCGCGGTCGCCGACCTCTCCGACCGGCTCGGCGACGGGCGCATCGCGACCACCGCCCAGCAGAAGCTCGTGCTGCTCGGCGTCGACCGCGCTGACGTCGGCGAGCTGACCGACGAGCTCGCGGCTCACGACCTGCAGGTCAACCCGAGCGCGTTCCGGCGCGGCACGATGGCCTGCACCGGGCTCGAGTTCTGCAAGCTGGCGATCGTCGAGACCAAAGCCCGGGCCGACGTGCTCTACCGCGAGCTGGAGAAGCGCCTGCCCGACTTCGACGAGCCGATCACGATCAACGTGAACGGCTGTCCGAACTCGTGCGCCCGGTTCCAGACCGCCGACATCGGGTTCAAGGGCTCGATGGTCCGCGACGACGACGGCAACACGGTCGAGGGCTTCCAGGTGCACCTGGGCGGTCACTTCGGCGCCGAGCCCGCGTTCGGCCGCAAGTTCCGCGGCCTGAAGGTCACCGCCGACGGCATGCCCGACTACATCGAGCGGATCCTGCGCGGCTACCTCGAGCGCCGGGAGCCCGAGGAGCGCTTCGCCGGCTACGTGGCCCGGGCCGAGGAAGCCTGGCTCCAGTGA
- a CDS encoding putative leader peptide, translating to MLQHVTTRGTLLVARLHVDLQRVISAACPS from the coding sequence ATGCTTCAACACGTGACGACGCGAGGCACCCTCCTGGTCGCCCGCCTGCATGTCGACCTGCAGCGGGTGATCAGCGCAGCCTGTCCTAGCTGA
- a CDS encoding putative leader peptide: MTGRSRPASALLTTRRHVDFLRVSSAACLLG; this comes from the coding sequence ATGACCGGCCGTTCCCGCCCCGCTTCGGCGCTGCTGACCACGCGTCGGCACGTCGACTTCCTGCGCGTCTCCAGCGCAGCGTGTCTCCTCGGCTGA
- the cysC gene encoding adenylyl-sulfate kinase, which yields MPTASTETPGGPAGNTESATVATPTVADPTAGVTVWFTGLPSAGKTTTAIAVGERLRAAGHRVEVLDGDAVREHLSAGLGFSRADRDTNVARIGWVAELLARNGVVVLAAVISPYAAARDAVRARHEASGTSYLEVHVATPVEVCADRDVKGLYARQRAGEISGLTGVDDVYEAPTSPDLVLRTESSALDASVDAVLAALSERGLL from the coding sequence ATGCCGACCGCATCGACTGAAACCCCCGGCGGGCCCGCCGGAAATACGGAGAGTGCGACTGTCGCCACTCCGACTGTGGCGGATCCCACAGCGGGTGTGACCGTCTGGTTCACCGGTCTCCCGAGCGCGGGTAAGACCACGACCGCGATCGCGGTCGGCGAGCGGCTCCGCGCCGCCGGCCACCGCGTCGAGGTGCTCGATGGGGACGCGGTGCGCGAGCACCTCTCGGCCGGGCTCGGTTTCAGCCGGGCCGACCGCGACACCAACGTCGCCCGGATCGGTTGGGTGGCCGAACTGCTCGCCCGTAACGGCGTCGTGGTGCTCGCCGCCGTCATCTCGCCCTACGCCGCCGCCCGGGACGCCGTCCGCGCCCGGCACGAGGCGAGCGGCACGTCGTACCTCGAAGTGCACGTCGCGACCCCGGTCGAAGTCTGCGCGGACCGGGACGTGAAGGGCCTCTACGCGCGACAGCGCGCCGGTGAGATCTCGGGTCTCACCGGAGTCGACGACGTCTACGAGGCGCCCACCTCGCCCGATCTCGTCCTCCGCACCGAATCCTCCGCCCTCGATGCGTCCGTGGACGCGGTGCTGGCCGCGTTGTCCGAAAGGGGCCTGCTGTGA
- the cysD gene encoding sulfate adenylyltransferase subunit CysD: MTILSPDLSRQHLDDARDAALTALEDESIHILREVVGSFERPVLLFSGGKDSIVMLRLAEKAFSPGKIPFPVMHVDTGHNFPEVIEFRDRRAAELGLDLVVASVQDAIDRGRVTERPGQTRNPLQTVPLLDAITDHKFDAVLGGARRDEEKARAKERVFSIRDEFGQWDPRNQRPELWDLYNGRIAPGEHVRIFPLSNWTELDIWRYIARDGIEVPSIYYAHEREVFDRDGMVLAVTPFTPPRASEDVRVETVRYRTVGDATCTGAVRSTAATVEDVIAETATSRLTERGATRADDRASEAAMEDRKREGYF, translated from the coding sequence GTGACCATCCTTTCTCCCGACCTCTCCCGGCAGCATCTGGACGACGCCCGGGACGCGGCGCTCACCGCGCTCGAGGACGAGTCGATCCACATCCTGCGTGAGGTGGTCGGCAGCTTCGAGCGGCCGGTGCTGCTGTTCTCGGGCGGCAAGGACTCGATCGTCATGCTCCGGCTGGCCGAGAAGGCGTTCTCGCCGGGCAAGATCCCGTTCCCGGTGATGCACGTCGACACCGGCCACAATTTTCCCGAGGTCATCGAGTTCCGCGACCGGCGGGCGGCCGAGCTGGGCCTCGACCTCGTCGTCGCCTCGGTGCAGGACGCGATCGACCGCGGCCGGGTGACCGAGCGTCCGGGGCAGACGCGCAACCCGCTGCAGACCGTCCCGCTGCTGGACGCGATCACCGACCACAAGTTCGACGCGGTGCTGGGCGGCGCCCGGCGGGACGAGGAGAAGGCCCGGGCCAAGGAGCGGGTGTTCTCGATCCGCGACGAGTTCGGCCAGTGGGACCCGCGCAACCAGCGTCCGGAGCTCTGGGACCTGTACAACGGCCGGATCGCGCCGGGCGAGCACGTCCGGATCTTCCCGCTGTCGAACTGGACCGAGCTCGACATCTGGCGGTACATCGCCCGGGACGGCATCGAGGTGCCGAGCATCTACTACGCGCACGAGCGCGAGGTGTTCGACCGGGACGGCATGGTGCTCGCGGTCACGCCGTTCACGCCGCCGCGGGCTTCCGAGGACGTCCGGGTGGAGACCGTCCGGTACCGGACGGTCGGCGACGCGACCTGCACCGGTGCGGTGCGCTCGACCGCGGCGACGGTCGAGGACGTGATCGCCGAGACAGCGACCAGCCGGCTCACCGAGCGGGGCGCCACCCGGGCCGACGACCGGGCCAGCGAGGCCGCCATGGAAGACCGCAAGCGCGAGGGATACTTCTGA
- a CDS encoding sulfate adenylyltransferase subunit 1, with product MSDLLRVATAGSVDDGKSTLIGRLLHDSKNVFADQFDAVEAASKRRGLDAADLALLTDGLRAEREQGITIDVAYRYFATPRRTFVLADTPGHVQYTRNMVTGASTADVAVVLVDARHGLVEQSHRHAAVAALLGVGHVVLAVNKMDLVDFSEEVYDRIVADFDVLASELGIRSVTAIPVSALHGDNVVEPSSHLSWYAGQTLLDHLETVPVPPRGGAVGARLPVQLVIRPRSAEHPDYRAYAGRVAAGTLRVGDEVVVLPSGRVSTVAGIDTHDGSLSEASTGRSVSVRLADDVDVSRGDLLAAAADAPSPVRQLTGRVCVLAERQIRAGDRFRLRAGTREVRAIVGAVADRLDVTTLKREDTDALGLNDIGDVTLKLAEPVAVDPYAMSRGTGSFLLIDESSGATVAAGMVEQPAAV from the coding sequence ATGTCCGATCTGTTGCGAGTCGCCACCGCGGGATCGGTGGACGACGGCAAGAGCACGCTGATCGGACGCCTGCTCCACGACTCCAAGAACGTGTTCGCCGACCAGTTCGACGCGGTCGAGGCGGCGTCCAAGCGCCGTGGCCTCGACGCGGCCGACCTGGCGCTGCTCACCGACGGCCTGCGGGCCGAGCGCGAGCAGGGCATCACGATCGACGTGGCCTACCGCTACTTCGCCACGCCCCGTCGGACCTTCGTGCTGGCCGACACCCCCGGGCACGTCCAGTACACCCGCAACATGGTGACCGGGGCGTCGACCGCCGACGTCGCGGTCGTGCTCGTCGACGCCCGGCACGGGCTGGTCGAGCAGTCGCACCGGCACGCCGCGGTGGCCGCGCTGCTCGGCGTCGGGCACGTCGTGCTGGCCGTCAACAAGATGGACCTCGTCGACTTCTCCGAGGAGGTCTACGACCGGATCGTCGCGGACTTCGACGTGCTCGCTTCCGAATTGGGGATCCGGTCGGTGACCGCGATCCCGGTGTCGGCGCTGCACGGTGACAACGTGGTCGAGCCGTCGTCTCACCTGAGCTGGTACGCGGGGCAGACGCTGCTCGACCACCTGGAGACCGTGCCGGTGCCGCCGCGCGGCGGTGCGGTGGGGGCCCGGCTGCCGGTCCAGCTGGTGATCCGGCCCCGGTCGGCCGAGCACCCCGACTATCGGGCCTACGCGGGCCGGGTCGCGGCCGGCACGCTGCGGGTGGGCGACGAGGTCGTCGTGCTGCCGTCCGGGCGGGTCTCGACGGTGGCCGGGATCGATACGCACGACGGGTCGCTCTCCGAGGCGTCCACCGGACGATCGGTGTCGGTGCGGCTGGCCGACGACGTCGACGTGTCCCGGGGCGACCTGCTGGCGGCGGCCGCGGACGCGCCGTCGCCGGTTCGCCAGCTCACCGGGCGGGTGTGCGTGCTCGCCGAGCGGCAGATCCGGGCCGGCGACCGGTTCCGGCTGCGGGCCGGCACCCGCGAGGTGCGGGCGATCGTCGGAGCGGTCGCCGACCGGCTCGACGTCACGACGCTCAAGCGGGAAGACACCGACGCGCTGGGCCTCAACGACATCGGCGACGTGACGCTCAAGCTGGCCGAGCCGGTCGCCGTCGACCCGTACGCGATGTCGCGGGGCACCGGCTCGTTCCTGCTGATCGACGAGTCGAGCGGCGCCACCGTGGCGGCCGGAATGGTCGAGCAGCCGGCGGCGGTATGA
- a CDS encoding sirohydrochlorin chelatase, which yields MTALPLVRHDPVLLAVAHGTSYAPGIAVLRALMDRVRELAPALRVELAFVDHESPSVRGALVSWASRGVPVATLPLLLTAASHSKGDIAGTVRIVRDSQPGFDVSYGRPLGPDPLLLSALADRAASAGPDTALVLAAAGAADPDANAEIWRVARLFWEYRGGGAPVEVAYAGATTPSVADAVDRLHRLGHDDVLVVPYFLAPGRLPSGVQRDAVAAGARAAEVLGAHDAVARLVLERYTEAVGGSVLMNCDTCQYRAPWPGRESKVGQVQKPHAHPADSV from the coding sequence ATGACGGCGCTGCCGTTGGTTCGACACGACCCGGTGCTGCTGGCGGTGGCGCACGGGACGTCGTACGCGCCGGGTATCGCCGTCCTGCGCGCGCTGATGGACCGGGTCCGCGAGCTGGCGCCCGCGCTCCGGGTCGAGTTGGCGTTCGTGGACCACGAGTCGCCGTCGGTGCGGGGCGCTCTCGTCTCGTGGGCTTCGCGGGGCGTGCCGGTGGCGACGTTGCCGTTGCTCCTGACCGCGGCGTCGCACAGCAAGGGGGACATCGCCGGGACGGTGCGGATCGTGCGCGATTCGCAGCCCGGGTTCGACGTCAGCTACGGGCGGCCGCTGGGGCCGGACCCGTTGCTGCTCTCGGCGCTGGCCGACCGGGCCGCGTCCGCGGGCCCGGACACCGCGCTGGTCCTGGCCGCGGCCGGGGCCGCCGACCCCGATGCCAACGCCGAGATCTGGCGGGTGGCCCGTCTGTTCTGGGAGTACCGGGGCGGGGGAGCGCCGGTCGAGGTCGCATACGCCGGCGCCACCACGCCGTCGGTGGCCGACGCCGTCGACCGGCTGCACCGCCTGGGCCACGACGACGTGCTGGTCGTGCCGTACTTCTTGGCGCCGGGCCGGCTGCCGTCCGGCGTGCAGCGGGACGCGGTGGCCGCCGGAGCCCGGGCCGCCGAGGTGCTGGGCGCGCACGACGCGGTGGCCCGGCTGGTGCTGGAGCGGTACACCGAGGCGGTGGGCGGCAGCGTGCTGATGAACTGCGACACCTGTCAGTACCGGGCGCCGTGGCCGGGCCGGGAGTCGAAGGTCGGGCAGGTGCAGAAGCCGCACGCGCACCCGGCTGATTCTGTGTAA